From one Tindallia californiensis genomic stretch:
- a CDS encoding molybdenum cofactor biosynthesis protein MoaE: MSLKKKPSPSIDQWLKEAKRDSSATQVGMFLTHNGVVRETPKAQVRQGIHDGTSVKGMTFSYDAEKVDHAIAEARELEGIFYLRVWLNEGELEVGDDIMYILIGGDIRPNVVHGLQFLVEKIKTQCVTEIETIS; encoded by the coding sequence ATGAGCTTAAAAAAGAAACCTTCCCCATCCATAGACCAATGGCTCAAAGAAGCCAAGAGAGATTCCAGCGCCACCCAGGTAGGTATGTTCCTAACTCATAATGGTGTCGTCAGAGAAACACCAAAAGCCCAGGTGCGTCAAGGGATTCATGATGGTACTTCTGTAAAGGGCATGACCTTTTCCTATGATGCTGAAAAGGTTGACCATGCCATCGCTGAAGCAAGAGAATTAGAAGGAATCTTCTATCTTCGTGTATGGCTCAATGAAGGAGAACTCGAAGTAGGTGACGATATTATGTATATCCTCATTGGCGGTGACATCCGGCCGAACGTGGTCCATGGTCTCCAGTTTCTTGTGGAGAAAATTAAAACTCAGTGTGTGACTGAAATAGAAACTATCTCTTAG
- a CDS encoding pirin family protein — MTALRPIEEKFVIEKEHWVGNGFLVRNYFPGGRNLLQRFSPFALMDYNIPRNFPPSETSRGIGPHPHRGIETVTFAFEGAVEHHDNAGNHGIIYPGDVQWMTAGGGIMHKEYHEKAFLNRGGIFHMIQLWVNLPKKDKYVPGRYQDLPNAKLGKAELADGAGNVTVVSGEFGGVKGPAMTYSPMNIYWMDLISGSEVLFEEPGDYNTGMIITGGKAEINGADSEHKDFILFENQEGKIRIKAGKSGVKLMVLSGEPLKEPAVAGGPFVMNTQEELDQAFQDYREGNFGTENF, encoded by the coding sequence ATGACAGCATTAAGACCGATTGAAGAAAAGTTTGTCATAGAAAAAGAACATTGGGTAGGAAATGGATTTTTGGTTAGAAACTATTTTCCAGGAGGCAGAAACCTGTTGCAACGATTCTCGCCTTTTGCACTGATGGATTACAACATACCAAGAAACTTCCCGCCTTCAGAAACCTCCCGAGGGATTGGGCCCCATCCTCATCGGGGGATCGAAACCGTTACCTTTGCTTTTGAAGGGGCGGTAGAGCATCATGATAATGCCGGAAATCATGGCATCATCTACCCTGGCGATGTTCAGTGGATGACGGCTGGCGGCGGCATTATGCATAAGGAATACCATGAAAAAGCATTTTTGAACCGGGGCGGTATTTTTCATATGATACAACTATGGGTAAACTTACCTAAAAAAGATAAATACGTACCAGGCAGGTATCAGGATTTACCCAACGCAAAACTAGGAAAAGCGGAACTGGCGGATGGCGCAGGAAATGTCACTGTTGTATCAGGCGAGTTCGGCGGAGTGAAAGGCCCAGCTATGACTTATTCACCCATGAATATTTACTGGATGGACCTAATTAGTGGAAGTGAGGTTCTCTTTGAAGAGCCGGGAGACTATAACACAGGCATGATTATAACCGGAGGCAAGGCTGAAATAAACGGTGCCGACAGCGAACACAAGGATTTTATTCTTTTTGAAAACCAGGAAGGAAAAATTCGAATTAAAGCTGGGAAGTCCGGTGTGAAGCTGATGGTTCTTAGCGGAGAACCACTAAAAGAGCCGGCTGTAGCAGGCGGCCCTTTTGTCATGAATACCCAGGAAGAACTGGATCAAGCTTTTCAGGATTATCGGGAAGGAAACTTTGGCACAGAAAATTTCTAA
- a CDS encoding nitroreductase family protein, whose product MSTRTFDYEILKEVKDRWSPRAFDPERYVSEEDLMGVMEAARYAPSCFNEQPWRYIVAMKGEKAYSQILDALVGANQEWASQAPVLMIITSKKQFVKNDKDNRWHLFDAGTSWGFLSLEANRRGLQTHAMAGFSVDQIREAFELDEGISIIAAVAMGYYGNKENLNLDLQKKEAPGLRKSIKEIMDRP is encoded by the coding sequence ATGTCAACCAGAACTTTTGACTATGAAATTCTGAAAGAAGTTAAGGACCGGTGGTCGCCCAGAGCTTTTGATCCAGAAAGGTATGTATCCGAGGAAGATCTAATGGGTGTTATGGAAGCTGCACGGTACGCACCCTCCTGCTTTAATGAACAACCCTGGCGTTATATCGTAGCCATGAAGGGGGAGAAAGCCTACTCCCAAATACTAGATGCTCTTGTGGGAGCCAACCAGGAATGGGCATCTCAAGCACCGGTGCTAATGATCATCACCTCGAAGAAACAGTTTGTTAAAAATGATAAAGATAACCGATGGCACCTTTTTGACGCTGGTACTTCCTGGGGATTTCTTAGCCTGGAAGCAAACCGAAGAGGGTTGCAGACCCATGCCATGGCTGGCTTTAGTGTGGATCAAATTAGGGAAGCCTTTGAGCTTGATGAAGGGATATCCATTATTGCGGCTGTAGCCATGGGGTACTATGGGAACAAAGAAAATCTGAATCTGGATCTTCAAAAGAAAGAAGCCCCCGGGTTGCGTAAATCGATCAAAGAAATAATGGACCGTCCTTAA